In a genomic window of Pedobacter sp. KBS0701:
- a CDS encoding S9 family peptidase: MISKLIFGFALLCNMVSFAQTTKIVCDSVTFKSTDGKITFGGTFSKPEGKKSFPTVVIVSGTGKQDRDGTMAGHKIFLEIASYLNKNGIAVLRTDDRGTGKTNGTYETATTKDFADDALAAITYLHTRTDINRAKIGLMGHSEGGAVISLAAARSKEVKFLISLAGLAMGGFDAQIKQNEDLVAHSALPDYDKKRSNDINRIMFETALRYANSDSMEVKLNDAYKRWKLKDDIYFKTLNIQFDHFRFPVYSFINNSTGPWYRYFIQYDAKRTIAKIKVPILALNGDKDLMVAADENLSNWKNYSLTGGNKKVTTMKLPGLNHLFLACVTCDNAEISKIKTGFSEDALLIIKNWIKKTIQ; this comes from the coding sequence ATGATAAGCAAACTAATTTTTGGCTTTGCCCTGCTTTGTAATATGGTTTCGTTTGCGCAAACAACAAAAATTGTTTGCGACAGCGTAACATTTAAAAGTACAGATGGAAAAATTACTTTCGGAGGCACATTTAGTAAACCTGAAGGAAAAAAATCTTTCCCTACAGTTGTGATTGTTTCTGGAACCGGAAAGCAGGATCGGGACGGTACCATGGCGGGGCATAAAATTTTTCTGGAAATTGCCAGCTATCTTAATAAAAATGGCATTGCAGTTCTTAGAACCGACGACCGCGGAACAGGCAAAACTAACGGCACCTATGAAACTGCAACTACAAAAGATTTTGCCGACGATGCATTAGCTGCCATTACCTATCTGCACACCAGAACGGATATCAATCGTGCGAAGATTGGTTTAATGGGGCATAGTGAAGGTGGAGCGGTAATATCGCTTGCAGCTGCGAGGAGCAAAGAGGTAAAGTTTCTCATCAGTCTGGCCGGATTGGCCATGGGCGGGTTTGATGCCCAGATCAAACAGAACGAAGACCTGGTTGCCCACTCGGCCTTGCCCGACTATGATAAAAAACGTTCGAATGATATCAATCGCATCATGTTTGAAACTGCATTAAGATATGCGAATTCTGATAGTATGGAAGTGAAGTTAAATGACGCTTACAAACGTTGGAAGTTAAAGGATGATATTTATTTCAAAACTTTAAATATACAGTTCGATCATTTCCGATTCCCGGTATATAGTTTTATTAACAACTCAACAGGGCCCTGGTACCGCTATTTTATTCAGTATGATGCCAAAAGAACCATAGCTAAAATTAAAGTGCCTATTCTGGCTTTAAACGGCGATAAGGATTTGATGGTAGCCGCGGATGAGAATTTGTCTAACTGGAAAAATTATTCTTTAACGGGAGGAAATAAGAAAGTAACCACAATGAAGTTGCCTGGTTTAAATCATTTGTTTTTAGCCTGTGTAACGTGTGATAATGCCGAAATTTCAAAAATTAAAACTGGTTTTTCTGAGGATGCATTGTTGATCATCAAAAATTGGATAAAAAAAACGATTCAGTAA
- a CDS encoding TonB-dependent receptor yields MRMTKIFTKIPIFIVILLFSLSVAAQEITVSGRVTDKAGGALPGVSVSQLSTTKGATTNQDGVYKISVPPGAILKFSSLGFVAQLITVNNKKVIDVQLKADVKNLDEVVVQVGYSTMRKSDLTGAVSSIGSDVFANSVVTTLDQALQGRIAGLQSTMNSGVPGGGSSVQIRGVNSINSTNEPIYVIDGVIISGRTGNNDVNPLASINSNDIASVEVLKDASATAIYGSQGANGVVLITMKKGKNASPVLSFNARYGLEKLPKLINMMNLSEYAQHHNDFSDVLGYGRRADFSFPEYLGEGTNWQKELFKTAPMQSYDLSVRGGNKASTYSVSGGYLNQDAIVLGANYKRFVFRVNMDNEIQPWAKIGATVNVTQDKQSTAISTFGAVGNALFQSPAVPIRNADGSFAGPTSDLDANTLGFSNPVALAMLNTRTRERFDTRGNLYLQLLPAKGINFRTEVNVDANTDNFLQFLPAYQFGASIKANTENKHDKTYNFYLGWKNILNIDKSFGANHRTSLMLGQEMISRRGDYLTGSRQYGSNELTGLDAGDANYATNNGSGYNSRLMSFFGRATYNYKDRYLFTGTMRWDGSSNFAPGQQWGAFPSAAIAWRLSEEPFFKSLKGTISNAKLRLSYGIVGNSNVAAFAYDSNLSNIRTNSQGTGLQTANISNPNLTWETTKSWNAGMDLTILNNRVELVFDSYIKKTDDLLLRLSLPAFTGTSDIPGSAQAPWYNIGALQNKGFEFTVNTRNITRDNFSWKTTAIFTYNRNLVTRMNTATASIPMYDTSNGKNIITSTSAGSAVSQFYAYQMIGRINSAADFLKDNGNGTSTVITPTFKYKTGTIINNNDPTLITSTYIGDLLFADVNHDGIVNERDITNVGSPFPNFTFGLTNSFSYKNFDFSFFFNGSVGGKVFNILRSRTDDPRSLSNVSEIVTNYARLGYKDGNSANTNIWNVYVLPGANPSLGRMSVQNTNNSIFSDSYVEDASYLRLQNVSLGYKFPTKLLEKFFIKSVRVYTNLQNVFTFSKYSGYDPEVGSLNGQNMLTYGVDGGRIPSSRFYTFGLDMNF; encoded by the coding sequence ATGAGAATGACTAAAATTTTTACTAAAATCCCCATTTTTATCGTTATCCTGCTATTCTCTTTGTCTGTAGCAGCGCAAGAAATTACGGTTTCAGGCCGTGTGACAGATAAAGCCGGGGGGGCATTACCCGGAGTTTCAGTATCGCAGTTAAGCACTACAAAAGGTGCTACTACCAATCAGGATGGTGTGTATAAAATATCGGTTCCGCCAGGGGCTATCTTAAAATTTTCTTCTTTAGGCTTTGTTGCACAATTAATCACCGTAAATAATAAAAAGGTAATTGATGTGCAGTTAAAGGCGGACGTAAAGAACCTGGACGAAGTAGTGGTACAGGTGGGGTATTCCACGATGCGCAAAAGCGATTTGACCGGCGCTGTATCCTCTATCGGGTCGGACGTGTTTGCTAACTCAGTGGTCACTACATTGGATCAGGCCTTACAAGGGCGGATAGCGGGACTGCAAAGCACGATGAATTCCGGTGTACCCGGTGGCGGAAGTTCTGTCCAGATTCGTGGGGTTAATTCCATTAACAGCACCAACGAGCCCATCTATGTGATTGATGGGGTGATCATCAGCGGGCGAACAGGAAACAACGATGTTAACCCCTTGGCCAGCATCAACTCGAATGATATCGCAAGTGTTGAAGTTTTAAAAGATGCTTCGGCCACTGCTATATATGGATCTCAAGGGGCTAATGGAGTCGTGTTGATCACCATGAAAAAGGGAAAGAACGCCAGCCCTGTTCTAAGTTTTAATGCGAGGTATGGGCTTGAAAAGCTGCCGAAGCTTATCAATATGATGAACCTCAGCGAATACGCGCAACACCACAATGATTTTTCGGATGTGCTTGGTTATGGCCGGAGAGCAGACTTTAGTTTTCCGGAGTATCTTGGCGAAGGCACTAACTGGCAGAAAGAATTGTTTAAGACTGCACCTATGCAATCTTACGATTTGTCTGTCCGCGGTGGTAATAAGGCATCTACCTATAGCGTTTCAGGAGGTTATTTGAACCAGGATGCCATTGTGCTGGGTGCTAATTATAAAAGGTTTGTTTTCCGTGTAAATATGGATAACGAAATTCAGCCCTGGGCCAAAATAGGCGCTACGGTCAATGTTACTCAGGATAAGCAAAGCACAGCGATCTCCACATTCGGAGCAGTAGGTAATGCGCTGTTTCAAAGTCCGGCAGTTCCGATTCGTAATGCCGATGGTTCATTTGCCGGTCCAACTTCAGACCTTGATGCCAATACCCTTGGTTTTTCAAATCCGGTTGCGTTAGCGATGTTAAATACCCGGACCAGGGAGCGTTTTGATACCCGTGGTAATTTGTATTTGCAATTGCTTCCGGCAAAGGGAATCAATTTCAGAACCGAGGTGAATGTTGATGCCAACACAGATAATTTCCTGCAGTTTTTGCCGGCCTACCAGTTCGGCGCGTCAATCAAGGCCAATACAGAAAACAAACACGATAAAACGTATAACTTTTACCTGGGATGGAAGAATATCCTGAACATAGATAAATCCTTTGGTGCAAATCATCGTACAAGTTTAATGCTTGGGCAGGAGATGATCAGCAGGAGAGGCGATTACCTGACCGGGAGCCGTCAGTATGGCTCTAACGAACTTACAGGATTAGACGCAGGAGATGCTAATTACGCCACAAACAATGGAAGCGGATATAACTCCAGGCTGATGTCATTTTTTGGTCGTGCTACTTACAATTACAAAGATAGGTATTTGTTTACCGGAACGATGCGTTGGGATGGCTCGTCAAATTTTGCTCCAGGTCAGCAGTGGGGCGCTTTTCCATCGGCAGCAATAGCATGGCGTCTCTCTGAAGAGCCTTTTTTCAAGTCGCTTAAGGGAACCATCAGCAACGCCAAATTAAGGCTTAGCTACGGTATTGTGGGTAACTCAAATGTAGCCGCCTTTGCCTATGACAGTAACCTGTCCAATATACGTACTAATAGTCAGGGTACCGGTTTACAAACCGCAAATATCTCAAATCCTAACCTGACCTGGGAAACTACAAAATCCTGGAATGCAGGTATGGACCTGACGATATTAAATAACCGGGTTGAACTGGTATTTGATTCATACATTAAAAAGACCGACGACTTGCTTCTTCGGTTAAGTCTGCCTGCCTTTACCGGTACATCTGACATTCCCGGCTCTGCGCAAGCACCCTGGTATAATATAGGCGCCCTTCAAAATAAGGGTTTCGAATTTACTGTAAATACAAGGAATATTACCAGGGATAACTTCAGCTGGAAAACTACGGCCATCTTTACCTATAACCGGAACCTAGTTACCCGCATGAATACTGCTACAGCGAGCATTCCAATGTACGATACGTCGAACGGAAAAAATATCATCACCTCTACAAGTGCAGGAAGTGCGGTAAGCCAGTTTTATGCTTATCAAATGATCGGGCGTATTAACTCCGCCGCTGACTTTTTGAAAGATAATGGCAATGGTACAAGCACCGTAATTACCCCAACTTTTAAATATAAAACCGGTACCATAATCAATAACAACGATCCAACGCTGATTACATCAACTTACATAGGAGATTTGCTGTTTGCGGATGTTAACCATGATGGTATTGTTAATGAGAGAGATATTACCAATGTGGGTAGCCCATTTCCGAATTTTACTTTTGGCCTTACCAACAGCTTTTCTTATAAGAATTTTGATTTCAGCTTTTTCTTTAACGGATCTGTTGGTGGCAAGGTATTCAATATCCTTAGAAGCCGGACTGACGATCCCAGAAGTCTTTCCAATGTTAGTGAAATTGTAACCAACTATGCCAGATTAGGTTACAAAGACGGTAATTCGGCAAATACCAATATCTGGAATGTTTACGTGTTGCCGGGAGCAAACCCCAGTTTAGGCAGAATGTCTGTTCAAAACACGAATAATAGCATTTTTAGCGATAGTTATGTAGAAGATGCTTCTTATTTACGACTTCAAAACGTTTCACTAGGCTACAAGTTCCCTACCAAGCTTTTGGAAAAGTTCTTTATTAAAAGCGTACGTGTTTATACTAACCTGCAAAATGTCTTCACATTCAGTAAATATAGTGGGTATGACCCGGAAGTGGGTTCACTTAACGGTCAAAATATGCTCACTTATGGTGTAGATGGCGGTAGAATACCCTCATCCCGTTTTTACACATTTGGTTT